The DNA window CGCGGCATTTTCCAGGGCATCGTTGACGAACGAACCGAATTTGATCGACCGGTCATTGATGGTCGCGTAATCGGCCGCGAGGATATTTCCAGAGCCAGTCGTTAAGATTGTTTCGAGTGCGCTCGTTGCAGCACCCGACCGGAACAACCGGCCGCGCTCCAAAGGCCTGAATAGCACCGCGCCCGAGGAAGAGACCTGATAGGGGAGGGCTTGCTCACCGCTCAGAAATACCGCGTTCCCCGTCGCGTTGATGGCAGTGAACATGGCATTGGTGTTGGCGGACTGGGCAAGGTCGCCCATCCGTCCGCCCCAGCCGGTCTGCGAGCCTTCAGGTTGCGAACTTTGCCAGGTCGATTGCTGGTCATTGTGGGAAAAGAGCTTTGGAGGCCGCGGCACTGACCTGTTGTCATACTCCGCTCTTGTCATTGGCGCGAGCAGCGGACCTACGTTGAGTATAGGCGCCATGCTCCCTTGGTCGAACCTTGCCTTGAGGCGCGGCATGGTCGGGGCCAAAGCATAGGTGATGTCGTCAGTCACCGTTTGGCCGCCCGCTGGCATTAGGACTGTACTGGCAAGCGAGGAACGGGGAAGCGCGATGCCGCCCCCCTGGTCGTCGATGCCTCCCCGGATCGCGGCATACCTAGCATAGTTCGTCGGATCGAAGGGAATGAGTGTGTTCCCGTGATCGTTACCCCCGTATAGGAAAACGCAGACGAGCGCCTTGTACCCGCCGGACGACGAGAAGGCTGCAGCCTCGCCGATACCCGCAAGGTCAAGCGCATAAGAGGAGGCTGCCCCCATAGCAGCAAGCTGGCTGCTACGCCGAAGGAAGGCGCGGCGGGAAAGCTCGAGTTCTCTGCTGATGTGCATGCTTGAACAGCCTTACTTCTGAACGAGGTAATCGGTGGAGGCCATAACCAGCACGACGCCCGCATGAATGCGCCGTAACTTATCGGTATCGGGGCTGTTCTGTTCCACCGGGATGTCCTCCAGCGCGGAGAGAATGGTGTCCTTGACCGAGGCGGAAAGCTGGTTCGCCGTGAGGACCAGGTCGAGATGTTCGACCAGGCCTGCCGCATCATGCGCAAGCGGCAGTTCAGCGGAGTATCTGAGCGATAGATCGCGGAGAAACCATGCCGACGTATCAACGGCTCGCTCGAGAAAATTGACGTAACCCGCGACCGATGTCTCGTTGACCAGCTGGAACTCGGGCGCGAGGAGGTTGTTCGCTGCCGATTGCGATCCAGTCGGAAAGTATCCGGGGCGAAAGAAATTGAAGACGGAAGGCGAACGCAGCGGCGACTGGCCCAACTGATTGGCGGGATTTGAAAGATTCCTGACTTCGAAGTTGCCGCTTTCCGATCGCACGCCGAAGGTTCTCGCCAACTGAACGAACCGTAGCATTGGCTCGCGAAGCTTGCCGAAGGAGGGATCTGCCACCTTGGCCGGGTCAAGCGCCTCCTCGTCGAGAAGGATCGCCTTGAACACGGAGCCCAGATCGCCACGCTGGCCCCGCCCATTGTTCGCGAAAACGGCAGCAACGCGCGATATGTACCCCGGGCTCGGGTTGCTAGTGACCAGTCGCTGGATCATCTGGCGTGCGAAAAACGGGCCAACGTTCGGATGGTCAACGAGGTGATCAAGCGCGAGCCGAAGAGATTCCTCGGCGCTCGTCCCAGCGGGTATGGTGAGCCCCAGGAATTGTTTTTCTTCCGTCGCGTGAAACCCGTCATTTAGAGATCGTGACCATTTGCTCGGATCAGCCGTCATCGGCCGCCTTACGTGATCGACGCTCGCGATGGTGCGGCTTGGATTGCCCGGATCAGGTGTGAAGGTCGTTTGCGAATAATCGAGGTCGTATCCTGTGAAGACCTTGGCGATCTCCGTTACATCGTCATTCGTGTAGGTCTCGATCAGTTCACCACTATTGAGCCGGGGCGTGCCGTCCTGATTAAGCTCAAACAGGCCAATCGAGAACAGCTGCATGATTTCGCGGCCGAAGTTCTCGTCGGGCACGCGCCCTCTTCGCGGATCCGCTCGGCGATTGCCGCGTGTATTCAGGTAAACCCCCATGGCCGGGTTGAGAGTGATTTCCTCGATCAGCGCACGAAAACTGCCGAACGCATTTCGGTTGAGGATGTCCCAGTACTCTCCGATTGCTGGTCCACGCCACGATAGGTTGATATCATTGAGTGAAACAACGAAGAATTCCGAAAGGGCGAGCGCGAAGCGCTTGCGCACAGCGCTACCGCCACTCAGAAGCTGCGACCAGATCATATAGTCGCCGGTCGAGGTGCCGTTGAAGAACCGGTTGTCGTCGACCTGATCAAACCCGCGGGCTTCGAAATATTGTTGGGCAGTGAAGTCGTTTGCCTGCCGCATCTCGCGATTAAGCCACGGTTCGTATCCTTCGCTCATCACCTGGTTGATGGCACCGGGACTAGCCGAGAAAGTGGCTTGGAGAAGGAAGCGGGCAGCCTCCGCATCCGATTGGGGTTTCCTCGCAAGAGAAGTGGGGGGCGCGAAGTTTATCGCTGAGGAGGAATTTGAATTGCCTCCCCCGCCGCCGCACGCCGACAATGCAGCAGCTGTGCCAATCAGGGCAGAGTTCCGAGAAAGCGTTACAGCGCCCTGAGTGCCTGAATTGTCTGCTTCCTTCGCACAAACGCTCGCCGGCGCTTCTCGCTCGGTTTCGACTGCCTCGGACGCGCGCTCGTTCGTCAACATTGCAGAGGCCCCAAACCGATTTGATTTATTTGAGATGGCGATTATTCGTTCATAATTTCTTCTTGATTTTGGTTAATTTTGAAGAAGGGCGGCGCGCCCATTTTCAGCTGTCCTAAAGAGCTTCTTATCCTCGGTCTCGATCCAACCGTCACCTTCCCTCGGCGGGCCAAGCTTACTTAGCGTGCTTTTGCCAGTCTCTCGCTGTCTTGATCTGACTGAGGCAGGGAATTGAAGATATCGATGCTCTCTGCAAATTTTTGCGTAAGCTCGCCATCGAAGTGATTGTTCAGTGCCAGCATCTCCTGCATCGCCTGCGCAGGCAACCAAGCCTTCTTGTAGGATCGGTTTGAAGTGAGGGCATCATAGACATCACAGATCGCTGCCATTCGCGCGATCTGCGGGATTTGCTCGCCGCTGAGGCCGAATGGGTAACCCGATCCATCTATCCTTTCGTGATGCAAATGAGCAACTTCGACCGCTCCAGCCGGGAGGCTCGCAACGCCTTTCAGGATTGAGTGACCCTTAGTAACATGTGACCTGATCAGCTCGAACTCATCGTCCTTGAGAGCTCCAGGCTTGTGCAGCAACGCGCTGGGGATGTGCATCTTGCCCACATCGTGCATCAAGCCTGCCAATCCACATTCCCGGATTTCGGCTTCCGTCATCTCAAGGTGACGGGCGAATTTAAGCATCAAGGCGCATACGGCAACAGAATGCAGATGAGTGTATTCATCCGCGGTTTTCATGCGCACCATCTCGATCAGCAGGTGTTCTCCCCGATCGAACAGTCGATTGATTTCCGCAACAAGCGCAAGCGCTTGAGCCACGGGAACGTCTTTGCCAAGCCTTGCCGCACTGAAGATCTCGGAAACCACGCTCTTCGCTCGCGCGACTGTGCGGTTAGCGCGAGCATGTTCAGCCCGGAATTCGGCGTTCATGTTCGCAGCGAAAGAGAGCGCCTTTCTCGGAAGACTTCGTTCGACGTTTTCTCCGATCCGTCCCACACGGCCCCTTCCGCTTTTCAGCTGCGTGGCTTCTTTCTCAACCGGGCCAAACCCTAGGTCGGTATCGATTTCGACGAATTCGGCGCTGCTCGTGCGGAGCCGATCGACTTCCCGCTGCGAGGTGAGTTTGAAACGGGACCGCCAGAAGGGATGGCTGAGCCACGAGCCGCCGACGCTCGTGACAAACATACCGAGCCGTGCTTGATCGGGTGAGATGCGTTGGATCATTTTGCTGTTGCCTCGGGGAACTAGTGCCGGGAAGAACTTCCGTCTGATAGAACAGGATTGCTTTATCAGAGGCTTGCTTCTGATCCATTCTAAATTATTGCGACGACTTCGCGTGGAAGTACGTAGATGAAATTTTATATCTTGTTAGCATTTATGTTGTTTTAAGTTGGAAAACACAAAGTGCTGACCGATTACATATCACGGTCTGGAATGAAAGCCCCGCGCACGGGCTTCAGAAACTCTCAAATACGTTCCTGGAGGCGATCTCTGTCTGGCTCATTGTTCCGGCGTGCCTTGCGGCGCGAGAGCCCGACTTAGAATTAGCTATTTAATAGTCGTATTTGAATCGTTGCAAGACTGACCCTAGGGCTCACATTGCGTCGGCGCCGATACGCGGCTTGTGCACAAGAAAAGGCTTAGAAACCGCAAGGGTAAATCCACGTTTCTTCGCAATCTCATTATTTTCGGGTCGGGTCCGGCCTTTGGCCTCTGTAAAACCGTGAAGGCTAGCCGAGAACTGGAAAAGACGAAGGCGCAGCAACGCTGATCGGACCTTCTTGCGCGTTTGTAGCGATGCGCGCGAGAATGGGTCGTCTCGATCGCGCGCGCTCCGGGCTCGTCTTCGACAAGAGCGTGGTAGGTGCTGCTACAGCGGCCTTTTTTCGTCGTTGTCTGTAAGAGCAGCTGGCTGTACCCATTGACTTCACTTGTAAAAATCGCCTGGGTGGCCGCAGACATAGGCCATGTAGCTCATTCTTAAGGACCCACCGAGCATCTTGCCGCGAGGGACAAAACTCTTTCCGTCGCGCAGGCCGCGTCGAGCCTTCCTAGGCTTCGCGCGATACATCCAGTTGGTTTCGGGATCGAGCCGCAGCATCGCGGTAGCCATCGGCACCCGTTCATGCGGTGGCGGGTGGCCACCCGCCTCGATCAACGCCAAGCCGCAACCGGGGTCTTCGCAATTTTTTGTCGGTAAACTAATCACTTGCAGTCATAAAAAAGGCTATGACGGCTCCTGAAAGCCGTATAGCTGAAATTCGGAAAGAGACCCCATGGGACGTGGCGGCTACGACGGCTTTCGGGAACTGCGGGCGATGGAGCTAAGCAGCCGTTTCTGTGGAGAAACCGCCCCCCCGGCGCCAACCAAACGCCCTGGAAGATATTGAAAGATGACAGGAAAGGAAGGGTGGCTGGGGTGGCAGGATTCGAACCTGCGCATGGCGGTACCAAAAACCGCTGCCTTACCGCTTGGCTACACCCCAGCAGGAGCGGCGCTCTATAGCGCCTTGTTCCCGAATGTGAAGGGGGCGCTTCAGAAGCTCCAGTCGAGTTTCTTGCCCTCGAAATCGGCTGCTGAATGACGCTCGAGGAGCTTCTCGTCGTCCTCGCCCCAGGTCTTGTTGACGATCCGCCCGCGCTTCACCGCAGGACGCGCGGCGATCTCGCGCGCCCAGCGGGCGACATGTTCGTATTCGTCGATCGCGAGGAAGGTCTTCGCGTCATTGTAGATCTGCCCCGCCACGAAGGGCGCAAGCCACGGCCAGTTTGCCATGTCGGCGATCGTGTAGCCCTCGCCGCCGAGATAGCGCGTTTCGGCGAGCCGCTTGTCCGCCACATCGAAGATGCGCTTCGCTTCCATCGCGTAGCGGTTGATCGGGTATTCGTATTTCTCCGGCGCATAGGCGTAGAAATGGCCGAAGCCGCCGCCGATGAAGGGACCGGTGCCGACCTGCCAGAACACCCAGGACATAACCTCGGCGCGGCTCGCCGGGTCGCTCGGCAGGAATTCGCCGAACTTCTCCGCGAGATGGACGAGGATCGCGCCGCTTTCGAACACGCGGAAGGGCTCCGGCCCGCTGCGGTCGACGAGCGCGGGGATCTTGGAATTGGGATTGATCTCGACGAAGCCGCTGGTGAACTGTTCGCCGTCGCCGATATTAATCGTGTAGGCGTCGTATTCCGCGCCCGCATGGCCTTTCTCGAGCAATTCCTCGAGCATGATCGTCACCTTCACCCCGTTGGGCGTTGCGAGCGAGTGGAGCTGGAAGGGATGTTCGCCCTGGGGCAGGTCCTTTTCCTCGCGCGCTCCGGCGGTCGGGCGGTTGATGCTGGCGAAGCGTCCGCCAGAAACGGTGTCCGGGCTCCAGACCTTGGGCGGGGTGTAGGTGGGGTCGGCCATGTCTCGCATCTCCTTCGGCGCCGGGCAGGGCCCATTTGTCGCCGCTCCAAGTGGCGCAGCGTCTCTTCAAGCGCAAGCACCTCGGCGCATGGCTTTCCTGTGGGCGGGGATAGAACCGCTTTCACCCGCAATCCCTAGGAAGAGCGCGCGAGAGCGGCTAGGAGCCAAGGCAAGAGGCCGCAACAGGCGAAGGACGATACCGCCACCATGGCAGACACGACGCATCCTTTCTTCGACATGCATGCCCACGGCCTCGTCCGGGTGGCGACCGCAACGCCTGCGACACGCACCGCCGACGTCGCCTTCAATACCGCCGGCGTGCTGGCCGAGGCGGCGCGCGCGCACGAAGCCAATGTCGACCTAGTGGTCTATCCCGAACTCACGCTGTCTTCCTATGCGATAGACGACCTGCACCTCCAGCAGGCCATGCTCGAAAGGGTGGAGCAGGCGGTCGCCGAAGTGGTCGAGGCATCGGACGATTTCACCCCCGTCCTTGTGCTCGGCGCGCCTCTGAGGCGAGGGGACAAGATATACAATTGCGCGCTCGTCATCGCGGGGGGCGAACTGCTCGGCGTTATTCCCAAGAGCTACCTGCCCAGTTACCGCGAATTCTACGAAAAACGCTATTTCGCGCATGGCCGCGGCTGCGAGGACATGTGGATCGCGGTGAACGGGGAGGAAGTGCCGTTCGGGACCGATCTTGTCTTTGGCGCGGCGAACCTTCCCGGTTTCACGTTCGGCGTCGAGATCTGCGAGGATTACTGGGCCCCGCTGCCGCCGGGCAACATGGCCGCGCTCGCCGGGGCGCATATCCTGTGCAACCTGTCCGCCTCTCCCATAACGATCGGGCGGGCGGACGACCGACACCTCCACTGTCGTTCGTCGTCGAGCCGCGCGATCTGTGCCTATGTCTATTCGGCAAGCGGGCACGGGGAGAGCACGACCGACCTCGCCTGGGACGGGCAGGGGGTGGTCTACGAACTGGGCGACCTGCTCACCGAAAGCGTGCGCTTCGATCTCGAACCGGCGCTGTGCGTCGTCGATGTCGACACCGATCGCATCGCGCTCGAGCGGATGCGCAACCAGACCTTTGCCGATGCCGCCGAGGCGCATGGCCGGCCCGAGGACCGTTATCGCCGGATCGTGTTCGAGCATGCCTATAGCGAGGGCGATGTCGGCCTTATCCGACCGGTGCGGCGTTTTCCCTTCGTGCCGAACAATCCCAAGACGCTGGACGAGGATTGCTACGAGGCCTTCAACATCCAGGTCGATGCGCTGATGCGGCGGATCCAGGCGACCAGGGCGAAGAGCCTCGTCATCGGCATTTCGGGCGGGCTCGACAGCACCCACGCGCTGATCGTCGCGGCCAAGGCGTGCGACCGGCTGGGCCTGCCGCGGACCACTATCCGCGGCTACACCATGCCCGGCTTCGCCACTTCGGAAGAGACCAAGGCCAATGCCTGGAAGCTGATGGAGAGTTTCGGCATCACGGCGGAGGAAATCGACATCCGCCCCGCCGCGCAGCGTATGCTTGAGGACATGGGCCACCCCTTTGCGGACGGCGAGGCGCATTACGACGTCACCTTCGAGAACGTGCAGGCGGGCCTGAGGACCGATTATCTCTTCCGCCTTGCAGGGCTGCATGGCGGTTTCGTGATCGGGACGGGCGACCTGTCCGAACTGGCGCTGGGCTGGTGCACCTATGGCGTGGGCGACCAGATGAGCCATTACGGGGTCAATGCGGGCGTGCCCAAGACGCTGATCCGATATCTCATCCGCTGGACGATCCAGACCGAGCAGTTCCTCGGCGAATGCAACGCGGTGCTGCAGGCCGTGCACGACACCGTCATCAGCCCCGAACTGGTGCCCGCGGGCGAGGACGGCGCGATCCAGTCGACCGAGGACATGATCGGCCCCTACGAACTCAACGATTTCTTCCTCCACCACACGGTGCGTTTCGGCCAGCGCCCCTCCAAGATCGCCTTTCTTGCCTGGCATGCGTGGAAGGACCGGAACGAGGGAGAGTGGCCGGTCGCCTTCCCCGAAGACAACCGCAACGAATACGACCTGGCGACGATCGCGCACTGGCTGGAGAAATTCGCGCGGCGCTTCTTCGGCTTCTCGCAGTTCAAGCGCAGCGCGCTGCCCAATGGGCCGAAAGTGTCATCGGGCGGTGCATTGAGCCCGCGCGGCGACTGGCGCGCGCCGTCCGATGCGGTGGCGGACGTATGGGTCGAGGAATTGCGCGAAAGCCTGCCCGAAGACACCTTTCCGGCAAGGGACTGAAGCAAGCTGCCCGGTTCGCTGCCTTTTTCCGCTGTCCTGATCCTCGTCGCCTGCAACGTGCTGTGGGCGCTCAATGTCGTCGTCTCGAAGATCGCGGTCGATGACCTTGCGCTGCCGCCGCTGTTCTATGCCGCGCTGCGTTCGCTGCTGGTCGTGCTCGCGCTCGCTCCCCTGCTGCGGCGCGTGCCGGAAAAGCTGCCGCGCGTGCTTGCCGTGGGGCTGGCGATCAGCGGCGGGTCCTTCGCGCTTCTTTTCATCGGCCTCCAGACAGCCTCTCCGTCCGCCGCCGGGATCGTCAGCCTGTCGGGCGCGCCGCTCACCGTCCTGTTCGCGATCCTGTTCCTCAAGGAGCAGGTGCGCTGGCGGCGCGGCATCGGCATTGCGCTGACTTTCATCGGAGTGGCGGTGGCGATCGGTTCGCCATCGGGTCTGGAAAGCGGCTGGGGGCTCGCCTTCGTCTTTGCCTCGGCCCTGATCGGGGCGCTGGGCTCGGTTTTCTTCAAGCGGCTCAGCATCGGTGCGGTCGAAATGCAGGCGTGGGCCGGGCTGTCCTCGGTCGCCGTGCTGTTTCCGGTCTCCTTCGCGCTGGAAAGCGGGCAGGGGGCCGCGCTCGCTGCCGAACCGCTCGCGGCGGCGGCCTGCATGCTGTTCGCGGGGCTTGTCGTCTCGGTCGGCGCGCATTCGAGCTATTACCGGCTGTTTCAGCGCTATGACGCGAACATGATCGTGCCCTTCACGCTGCTCACCCCGCTGCTCACGATCGGTTTCGGCGCGTGGCTGACGGGCGATGCGATCGGCTGGCGGCTGCTGGTGGGCGCGGGGCTGGCGCTCGCCGGGGTGGCGATCATCGTGCTGAGGCCGAGCCGCGCGCTGTTCAAACCGCTGCTGGTGCGCCCGAGGCTCTAGCTGCCCCCGATTTGGCATACCGCCGCAAGGCCGTTACACTTCCGCCCATCGGGTCGCCCGGACCGCACGGAATTGCGGTTGGGCGAAACATATGGACACTGCACACCCCGCATCCGGGCTGGTGCTCGAACACAGCCGTCCCTTGCGGCTGTTCACTCTCTTCATCCTCTATGTCGGTCAGGGCATGCCGATCGGGCTGTTCTGGTTCGCCGTCCCCGCCTGGATGGCGGTGAACGGAGCTTCGGCCGGAGATGTCGGAACGGTCGCCGGCTTCACCGCGCTGCCATGGTCGCTGAAACTGGTGAACGGCTTCATCATGGATCGCTACACCTACCTGCCGATGGGCCGCAGGCGAGCCTGGCTGCTCGGTGCGCAGGGGGTGATGATCGCGAGCCTTCTGGTCGCCGCCGGAATCGCGCCCGAGGCGAACGACGTCGCCTTCCTCGCCGCGATCGGATTTGCCGTGAACATGGCTACGACCTTTCAGGACGTGGCCGTCGATGGCCTCGCGGTCGACATCATGAGCGAGGACGAGCGCGCGCGGGGTGCGGGGATGATGTTCGGCGGGCAGGCGATCGGGATCGCCGCTGCGGCTGCGATCTGCGGTTTCGTGATCGAGGATTACGGCGCGCCCGCCGCCTTCATGGTGATCGCCGCGCTGATTGCCGCGCTGTGCGGCTACATCGCCGCGTTCGCCGAACGCGAGGGGGAACAGCGCCTGCCGTGGAGCGAGGGGCGCTCGCATGAGCGAAATCTCGCGATCCAGCTCGAGGCCTGGGGCCCGCTGCTCAAATCGACCTTCGGATCGCTGACGAAGCTCGTCAGCCTGCTCTGGCTGCCTGTCCTGTTCGGCCGCGGCATCCTTTATGGCGGGATGACCGGGGCGACGCCGCTGATCGGTGCGAATTACGCCGGATGGGACACGAGCGCGATTTCCAGCCTGACGGCCATGGCGGGACTTGTCGGAGGCGTGCTGGCGATGACGCTGGGCGGCTGGCTCGGCGACAGGTTCGGGGCGAAGCGGATCGGGATCGTCTGGCTGTGCGTCCAGCTTGCGGGTCTGGCGGCGATGTATTTCTCACAAAGTCTGTGGGGCAATCCGGCCGTATTCACCGCCTTTGTCATCGGCTGGGTCTCGCTCGACCTGCTGCTGACGGTGGCGCTCCTGCCGATTTCGATGCGGCTGTGCGATCCGAGCGTGGCGGCGACCCAGTTCACGATCTACATGGCGGTGTCGAATTTCGGCATATCCTTCGGCGCGTTCATGCTGGGCCGCACCGACGCGATGGGCGGTCTGTCCTCGATCTTTCTCGTCGTGGGCGCGGGCTGCGCGGTGGCTCTCGCGCTGCTGCTGGCGGTCCGGTATCCGCGCCGCC is part of the Erythrobacter litoralis genome and encodes:
- a CDS encoding DUF1501 domain-containing protein, encoding MHISRELELSRRAFLRRSSQLAAMGAASSYALDLAGIGEAAAFSSSGGYKALVCVFLYGGNDHGNTLIPFDPTNYARYAAIRGGIDDQGGGIALPRSSLASTVLMPAGGQTVTDDITYALAPTMPRLKARFDQGSMAPILNVGPLLAPMTRAEYDNRSVPRPPKLFSHNDQQSTWQSSQPEGSQTGWGGRMGDLAQSANTNAMFTAINATGNAVFLSGEQALPYQVSSSGAVLFRPLERGRLFRSGAATSALETILTTGSGNILAADYATINDRSIKFGSFVNDALENAAISTDFGDGNRLADQLKAVAGMIAARGSLGVTRQVFMVSMGGFDNHDGLIGRHEGLLAELDFALDAFYQATIELGVADQVTTFTASDFGRTLASNGDGSDHGWGGHHFVLGGSVNGGRFYGRAPHVSVDTPDQVGRGRLLPTTSVDEYSSTLALWFGVSPSDLPSIAPNIGRFASSDVGFLRSSTMHT
- a CDS encoding DUF1800 domain-containing protein; amino-acid sequence: MSEGYEPWLNREMRQANDFTAQQYFEARGFDQVDDNRFFNGTSTGDYMIWSQLLSGGSAVRKRFALALSEFFVVSLNDINLSWRGPAIGEYWDILNRNAFGSFRALIEEITLNPAMGVYLNTRGNRRADPRRGRVPDENFGREIMQLFSIGLFELNQDGTPRLNSGELIETYTNDDVTEIAKVFTGYDLDYSQTTFTPDPGNPSRTIASVDHVRRPMTADPSKWSRSLNDGFHATEEKQFLGLTIPAGTSAEESLRLALDHLVDHPNVGPFFARQMIQRLVTSNPSPGYISRVAAVFANNGRGQRGDLGSVFKAILLDEEALDPAKVADPSFGKLREPMLRFVQLARTFGVRSESGNFEVRNLSNPANQLGQSPLRSPSVFNFFRPGYFPTGSQSAANNLLAPEFQLVNETSVAGYVNFLERAVDTSAWFLRDLSLRYSAELPLAHDAAGLVEHLDLVLTANQLSASVKDTILSALEDIPVEQNSPDTDKLRRIHAGVVLVMASTDYLVQK
- a CDS encoding HD-GYP domain-containing protein, which produces MIQRISPDQARLGMFVTSVGGSWLSHPFWRSRFKLTSQREVDRLRTSSAEFVEIDTDLGFGPVEKEATQLKSGRGRVGRIGENVERSLPRKALSFAANMNAEFRAEHARANRTVARAKSVVSEIFSAARLGKDVPVAQALALVAEINRLFDRGEHLLIEMVRMKTADEYTHLHSVAVCALMLKFARHLEMTEAEIRECGLAGLMHDVGKMHIPSALLHKPGALKDDEFELIRSHVTKGHSILKGVASLPAGAVEVAHLHHERIDGSGYPFGLSGEQIPQIARMAAICDVYDALTSNRSYKKAWLPAQAMQEMLALNNHFDGELTQKFAESIDIFNSLPQSDQDSERLAKAR
- the yghU gene encoding glutathione-dependent disulfide-bond oxidoreductase, translated to MADPTYTPPKVWSPDTVSGGRFASINRPTAGAREEKDLPQGEHPFQLHSLATPNGVKVTIMLEELLEKGHAGAEYDAYTINIGDGEQFTSGFVEINPNSKIPALVDRSGPEPFRVFESGAILVHLAEKFGEFLPSDPASRAEVMSWVFWQVGTGPFIGGGFGHFYAYAPEKYEYPINRYAMEAKRIFDVADKRLAETRYLGGEGYTIADMANWPWLAPFVAGQIYNDAKTFLAIDEYEHVARWAREIAARPAVKRGRIVNKTWGEDDEKLLERHSAADFEGKKLDWSF
- a CDS encoding NAD(+) synthase, with the protein product MADTTHPFFDMHAHGLVRVATATPATRTADVAFNTAGVLAEAARAHEANVDLVVYPELTLSSYAIDDLHLQQAMLERVEQAVAEVVEASDDFTPVLVLGAPLRRGDKIYNCALVIAGGELLGVIPKSYLPSYREFYEKRYFAHGRGCEDMWIAVNGEEVPFGTDLVFGAANLPGFTFGVEICEDYWAPLPPGNMAALAGAHILCNLSASPITIGRADDRHLHCRSSSSRAICAYVYSASGHGESTTDLAWDGQGVVYELGDLLTESVRFDLEPALCVVDVDTDRIALERMRNQTFADAAEAHGRPEDRYRRIVFEHAYSEGDVGLIRPVRRFPFVPNNPKTLDEDCYEAFNIQVDALMRRIQATRAKSLVIGISGGLDSTHALIVAAKACDRLGLPRTTIRGYTMPGFATSEETKANAWKLMESFGITAEEIDIRPAAQRMLEDMGHPFADGEAHYDVTFENVQAGLRTDYLFRLAGLHGGFVIGTGDLSELALGWCTYGVGDQMSHYGVNAGVPKTLIRYLIRWTIQTEQFLGECNAVLQAVHDTVISPELVPAGEDGAIQSTEDMIGPYELNDFFLHHTVRFGQRPSKIAFLAWHAWKDRNEGEWPVAFPEDNRNEYDLATIAHWLEKFARRFFGFSQFKRSALPNGPKVSSGGALSPRGDWRAPSDAVADVWVEELRESLPEDTFPARD
- a CDS encoding DMT family transporter; amino-acid sequence: MLWALNVVVSKIAVDDLALPPLFYAALRSLLVVLALAPLLRRVPEKLPRVLAVGLAISGGSFALLFIGLQTASPSAAGIVSLSGAPLTVLFAILFLKEQVRWRRGIGIALTFIGVAVAIGSPSGLESGWGLAFVFASALIGALGSVFFKRLSIGAVEMQAWAGLSSVAVLFPVSFALESGQGAALAAEPLAAAACMLFAGLVVSVGAHSSYYRLFQRYDANMIVPFTLLTPLLTIGFGAWLTGDAIGWRLLVGAGLALAGVAIIVLRPSRALFKPLLVRPRL
- a CDS encoding MFS transporter; the encoded protein is MDTAHPASGLVLEHSRPLRLFTLFILYVGQGMPIGLFWFAVPAWMAVNGASAGDVGTVAGFTALPWSLKLVNGFIMDRYTYLPMGRRRAWLLGAQGVMIASLLVAAGIAPEANDVAFLAAIGFAVNMATTFQDVAVDGLAVDIMSEDERARGAGMMFGGQAIGIAAAAAICGFVIEDYGAPAAFMVIAALIAALCGYIAAFAEREGEQRLPWSEGRSHERNLAIQLEAWGPLLKSTFGSLTKLVSLLWLPVLFGRGILYGGMTGATPLIGANYAGWDTSAISSLTAMAGLVGGVLAMTLGGWLGDRFGAKRIGIVWLCVQLAGLAAMYFSQSLWGNPAVFTAFVIGWVSLDLLLTVALLPISMRLCDPSVAATQFTIYMAVSNFGISFGAFMLGRTDAMGGLSSIFLVVGAGCAVALALLLAVRYPRRPEYYARQAEAAMVFDSAAPVPRERRG